The following is a genomic window from Malus sylvestris chromosome 12, drMalSylv7.2, whole genome shotgun sequence.
ATTATTTAACTTTAAAGTAATACAATCAATTAGTTTTGGGTTTAAGAGTAGTAGTCTGCACTGCACCTGATTTCATGAGTTCGATAGTTGATTGTGACGTTCCTTTACTTCATATGCGTTGGCCCGTCGTAATACTGGAAAATTCAAAAATgatctttttagtttttaagtaacaaatttgGGCCAATCAAAGTGATACTATACCCCAAAACAATAGGCAATGACAATAATTGAAATTAAAGTTGTATAAAAATTGACTAGAAGTGAACTTTTCTTAGCACGCAGACAAGACGGCTTACACAAAGTCCAACCGTTGTAATAATATCTCTACAAATTtcctacttttctataaatttaaaacaaaaggaTTTATCCAAAAATCTCCAAATGCATAACGCATGCCACATAAAATTTGGATCAACAAAGGCAATCGTTATTTTTccacaatgaaaaaaaaaaacaaaaatcaaaggcCGCCCAATTAAGAACGAGTCCACATTTTACAAAACACGCGTTTCTGAGTCTTCTTTCAAATCCCCATCCCAACAGTTCTCTCtgcttttttcttcctccttgctcTTCCCTCTAAACTCTTCGTCCTTCCGTGCTAACTCCGCTCGATTTTCGTCCGGTTAAGGACTCGAATCCACGGGCCAAAAGggttttttcatggatgtttgCCTTCATGTATCCATTGAGAAACTCCTAGCCTGCTCTGCTTCCTTTTTTCCGAGCTTTCAATGAGAATTCCTCTGTTTTCATGGCTTTTCTTAATACCCTTTTACTACTTTTCACTCAGCATCAACATATTTCTTGTCTCCGGCCAGTGTCCCGGGGATCAGCAATCTTTGTTGCTACAATTGAAGAACAGCCTCGTATTTGACACTGCAACATCTAAAAAACTTGTGAAGTGGAAGAATGGATCGGATTACTGCTCTTGGGAAGGAGTGTCCTGCAAAAAGGGTTGTGTTTCGAATCTGGACTTGAGCAGCGAGGCGATTAGTGGTGGACTTGATAATTCGAGTTCTCTTTTCGGTCTGAAGTCAATCGAGAACCTGAATTTGGCTTACAATAACTTCAACTACACTCAGATTCCTTCCGAGTTCAAGCAGCTAACCCGATTGATTAATCTGAACTTGTCGAATGCTGGCTTTGCGGGGCAGGTTCCGATTGAGATTTCGCACTTGACGAGGTTGGTAACTCTTGATTTGTCTACCTTTTATTTCCCCGGAACTCCTTCGTTGAATCTTGAGCATCCGAAATTGAATGTGCTGCTTGCGAACTTTTCTGAGCTTGTTGAACTTTATCTTGATGGTGTGAATATATCAGCACAGGGGACCAATTGGTGCCAAGCGATATCATCTTCATTGCCAAAACTGAGGGTGTTGAGCTTGTCCACTTGTAATCTTTCAGGCCCTATTGATAGTTCACTGCTGAAGCTTCAGTCTCTCTCAGTTATTCGTATTGAGAACAACAATTTGTCTACTCAAGTTCCAGAGTTCTTCTCGAATTTCCCGAATTTGACTTCCTTACGAATGGTGAATTCTGGATTATATGGTGCATTCCCAAAGACGATCTTCCAGGTACCTACACTGCAGACTATTGACTTATCCGATAATCCGCAGCTTCATGGTTCCTTGCCAGAATTTCTGAAGAATGGATCTCTTCGATCCCTGGTTCTCAATGGGGCAAATTTTTCAGGCCAGTTGCTTCCAAACTCTATTGGGAACCTCAAATTCCTGTCCAAAATAGATATTGCAACTTGCAATTTCACTGGATCAATCCCGAGGTCAACAGAAGAGCTTACGCAGTTGGTTTATCTGGACTTCGCGAAGAACAAGTTCAATGGTTCAGTTCCATCCTTCAGTATGGCCAAGAATCTGACCCTAATAAATCTTTCAGACAATCAGCTAACGGGTCAGATTACTTCCTCACACTGGGAAAAACTGACTAATCTGGTGAGTCTCGACTTGCGAAACAATCTACTTAATGGGACTATTCCACCATCTGTGTTTTCTCTTCCCATGCTGCAGAAGCTACAGCTTTCTAACAATCAATTTTCTGGTCGTTTGCATGGATCTGCTAATATCTCTGTACTGGACACCCTTGATTTGAGTAGCAACAAGTTGGAAGGGCTAATTCCGATGTCTATCTTTAATTTCCGTGAGCTCAAGATACTTTTACTTTCTTCGAACAACTTTAGTGGCTCCTTTCCACTTAATAGCCTTCAGCAACTGAGAAATCTGTCGAAACTAGATCTTTCATACAGTAGCCTGTCAATTAATTATAACAGTTCCAGTTCCTCATTTTCCTCTTATCCCCGTATTACCACATTGAAATTGGCTTCTGGAAAGTTGGGAGTGTTTCCTGATTTCTTGAGAAATCAATCTCAATTAGTCTATTTGGACCTTTCAGTGAACCAGATACATGGTGAGATACCCAACTGGATTTGGAAGTTGAGTAGTCTTCGTCAACTAAATCTTTCTTGCAACTCTCTGGTAAATCTTCAAAGTCCTTTCCTCAATCTTACTTCTAATTTGTATGTGCTTGACCTTCATTCCAACCAGCTTCAGGGACAAATTCCAATGCTTCCAAGATTGACCACTTATATGGATTACTCAAGAAATAATTTCAGCTCAAGCATTCCGGCCAACATTGGTGATTTCCTTATGTACACTGTGTTCTTCTCTCTTGCAAGCAACAAGTTAAATGGAAGCATTCCAGAATCAATGTGCAAGGCACCATATCTTCAGGTTCTTGATTTGTCCAATAATTCTCTGAGCGGCCCGATTCCCCAATGCTTGACTACCATAAGCAGTGGGACACTGGCAATACTTAATCTAAGGAGAAACAGACTTAATGGTTCTGTTCCTGATGGATTTCCTCAGCATTGCAGTTTAAGAACTCTTGACCTCAATGGAAATCAGATAGAAGGTaaatttccaaaatttcttGGCAATTGCAGAATGCTAGAGgttttaaacattggaaacaatcAGATAAGAGATACCTATCCTTGCTTGTTGAAGAATATATCCTCCTTGCGTGTCCTTGTTTTGCGATCCAACCGTTTTTATGGACACATGGTATGTAACAAAATCAATGGTACCTGGCCAAAGCTTCAAATTGTTGACATAGCTCGCAACAATTTTAATGGTGAAATACGAGGAAGATGCATGAGAACCTGGAAAGCAATAATGACTGATGAAAGTGATGCTGAGTCAAAAACTAATCACCTTCGATTTCAAGTTCTAAAGTTCAGTCAGGTATACTATCAGGATGCTATAACAGTTACAAATAAAGGTCTGGAAATGGAGTTGGTAAAGATTCTAACTGTTTTCACCTACATTGACATCTCATGCAACAACTTTAGTGGATCAATACCTGCGGAGGTGGGACAACTCAAATCGCTctatggcctcaacttgtccatcaATTCTTTCACAGGCCCAATCCCATCATCATTAGGTAACCTACGACAACTTGAGTCGTTAGACCTTTCAAACAACAGCTTGAGCGGGCAAATTCCAGTGGAGTTTGGGGGCCTtactttcctttctttcatgGATGTCTCAAACAATCAACTGGTCGGGAAGATACCAATCAGTACCCAGATTTCAACATTTCCAGCGGAGTCCTTCGCAGGCAATAAAGGATTATGTGGGCCACCTTCACTTGTAAAATGCAGTAATACTAACATGTCACCAAATGCAGCACCAAGGGGTCGAGACAAAGCATCAAAAGTTGAGTTTGATTGGCAGTCCATATATACTGGAGTGGGTTATGGTGTGGGAGGAGGAGTTGTTGTTATCCTCTTAATGGTgtgggaagaaggaagaaactgGTTAGAGGACAGCATTGACAAAATTCTTCTGGTAATTCTTCCAATGATGGGATATTCTTACAGAACTCGTGGTGAATGGGACTATGATGAGGAGGACGAAGATTCCGAAGAAGAGAGCACATATATCATGCAAGACTCTAGCGGAGACGAGATTTATTCAGAAGACAGAGTGTTTCGGGGTCCATATTGTGTGTTTTGTTCAAAACTTGATATAAGTAGGAAGAGGGCCATCCATAACCCAAATTGTACATGCAGTTTTTCACCACCTATTACatcattttcttcctcttcctacTCATTTTCTCCATAGACACAGCGTTTTTTTTTTCGACTTTCTTCTCTATTTCTTCacatttcttcttaatttttactttttctgGTGTTACAGTTTCATATAATTATAAACCCTGAAATGCCGGTGAGGACTTTCATCAAACAGGTGGTAAGCCATTAAACTAGTACACCAAATAAGCGTCTAAAAGTTAAGTTTTTAGGGTAAGTACCTGAACAGAAGTGCGCCATTGATGCTCTCTCGCCCTTCATTGCAAAATGTGGTGCGCGGCATGGCAAAGTGTTGAACTTGTTCGATTTGCTACGGTTCCCGCCCGTGGCACTTGCGACGGAGTCGTTGTTGgacgttaaaacttaaaaacgaACAACTGTATGGACCATATAAAGATGCATCTGGGCTTACTATAAGCCCAATGGATAGTTGGAAAGTATCGTGTAaaagcaaattttccaacaaaaaggaagaaaaacatttcaattaGGTAAAACATATTGGGAATCAATcatgttttttatttacttcTTATATGATTGAAGctacaatttaatttttttcgccCGATAAAATTAGAGGAAATGAACATAACTTACCAGTTTCAACCAGACTCGAAAGGAGTAGATAATCGTGGTTACTAgttgtcattttaaaaaaaaaaacaaagagaaagaaagatatTAGAAAGACCAGTTTCCACTTGATATGTGCTTCGTGCATTCTTATCAGCTTTTTCATGTCTAACGTTGAGGGCTCGTTTAGTAATACTTAATTATGTACTAAACATTGTTGCTCATAATCGTTTTTGCTAAAcattgttttattttctagCCGGCTACATGGCATTACACACTACCAAAGTATTTCGTTTTTTTTGGGAACTGTGCgccatttttgttattttttatttttcatacaaGTGCTATAAGGAAatttaggagaaattttttattgtgccCGTAACACGGGTGTtatatcacgtgtcattatataagtggagggaagttttatattttaagttgttaattttttaacacaaataTCTCACCACTTTTTTAGTGACACGTGGTATATCATCCAATGTTCCTAATACATTTAATTTTTTCTCAAAATCTAGGTTGGTTCATgatttttattactttttatttttattgtgcaTTAATATATGGTTAAAACAAGGgagctttaacgaaaagtttccaGTAATgttaattttaacaaaaaaaccacttttttactctaaaaagtcaatcctagtactattcacttacaacacatttttgtctttttcgttaaaactcaaagttttcaagtcattttcattagttttcatgtGTCTTATTAATTGCTTCAAATTTTTTCTTCATTGTCGTTGGATATGTTAAATCAAAAGTAAGGCATTTATATATCATACGACTAACtcaatttttaaattgaaaaagaCACTAATATTTAGTCTAAAAGATACGATTGGCAAGGTGAATCCCAACTAACTCAAAAGTTGAGGAATTCAAGTGCTTCAGAATGAAGTACATAATATGTACCTCTTAATTAAGTGGTTTTACAACTTAACACCGTTTCTAAGTATTTTCTAGCAAACgtaataaaaatattgttttttattgttaGAAAACCCTTTTAGCGTTGTTTCAAAAGTAGTTTCAAACGCATAAAaactcgtttggatgtgtttttaaaataactgaaatcacttttagtaaaaatatttttagaaccaatcatTGGTAAAAATATCAGTAAATCTTAAAAAAGTACTTAAAGTACTTCCtgaaagaagcacataattggtgATTCTTGTAGAAAGCgcttaaagtgcttttgaaacctaaaaatattttctctaaaagcgctttcaaccattttaaaaacacatccaaacaagTTCTAAGTGATTGATGTttgtttgattatttattttgaCTAATTTACTCTTTGTACATTCTTTTTTATCTTTAGCATAATAAGTACGAATTCAAAAGTTTCACAAACCTGTACTTGAGTATGTAGAAACTAAACTCACATATATCCGATCGGTTCATCTAGGGAGGTTTCTACTCCGCTAACGCTATAATTCGGTCAGGGTGAAATTTTAGGGCACGATAGATTATATAGTAAGAAAAATACTTGTTAGctaaaaaatagataaaattaGAAAGTGCAAATTGATTCACAATGCATCACTTTTTAGGAGTTTTTATTACAAGAGTATATTGATCCAAGATAACTCCCTTAATACTATAGGAAGGAAACTAACGAGTATCGACCCAAGCACGTATTTAGCAAACATGCCCTACTAATCCACCCTAAAACCCACTGGATATTTAAGCTAATCGATACTTTTAGGATCATTCCTAGGTTCATCAGCACACCAAATTTGCACTTAATCTAAATCGGTCTCGACAGAAACCATCAAACACAGAGAACATTCCTTTCCATTTTTAGAGCAACACAAAGTACCATTAGTTAAAAGCaacatttttgttatttaaacaCACCACCACTACCATCAAATCGCATCTAGCTCCCAACATATACTAATACATAACCTAATACGAGAGAGAGACTTAATCTAACTAGTTTCTttatgagagagagaaggattTGGCGATCCTAACCCAGCCGTCCCCTCTCTACTAAAGCTAGCTATAATATTTCATATAGGCTTCAATATTGGCAAGGGTTTCTTGACCTTGGAAGCAATTATACTCCggcattattggaatattaACCGCTGGCGATGGTGGTTGCACTGAAGCAGCAGCACTAACGAAATTGCTGTGAGCGAACAAATCATGAGTCTGCTGATGATGCTGCGGGGGAAGCTGATCAAAGCACCCAGTTGGATGAAGACCATGACGATGAGCTGGAatgtccatcaacatggacggTGATGGATCATGGTGATCGTCCACAGAGTTGATCATGCTCTGGTGAAGCCATATCTGAGTCTTGAGGAACTTCACATAGTGGATAGCCTCCTCCAGCATGGACACAGTGTCAAGCTTGGTCCCACCAGGAACCAAGCTCTGCAAGATCTTGAACCGGTCACTGATCCTGTGCCTCCTCTCGCGAGCAGCCACGCTCTGTGGATCAGTGGACAGCCTCACTCCTTTGCTTTTGTTCTTCCCACCACCACGATTGTTTTTTGTCACGGAAGAAGAAGATTTAGAGAAATTATTTGAGCTAGAGTCGTTAGTAGCAGTGAAGTAGTCCATTTAGCTAGCCAGGCACAGTAAACCGTAGCTATTTGTTACTTGAATCTGGGCTTTTGTGGCTAGCTAGAACTTGGTAGGAAGAAGTGCTTTTGGGCACGTATTTATAGATAGGGAAAGATGGATTGTGGATTTCTTTattaatttgatgattttgaatgAAGGGGAaggagagatggagagagatgTCGTCATGTAAGTCAGCCAATCTTTGGCGCAGGATTCGGGTGTCTACCTAGGGTCCTATACAGAGGCCCAGGAGTTCTTTAGCCTAAGCACAAGGCTTCCTTTGCTTTTTGCTTCTCTTTTAATTTcttcaaattattattattattattttagcatTTGATGGATATTATACATTTGTACTATATACACATTTATCTAAAGTGACTTTGTAGTATGCTAGTattgttttgtgagttttttttttttttttcacaagtaTCATATAACATGTTATAAGACGGATTCTTTTATTACTAATTGAAAACACCTCCCTCCAAAAACAAGGAATAGTGCCTCTGAACCAGTCGgcaagagagagtgagagagggtCCGGTGTCTTGTTGTTAGGGTTGGAGTCCAATTGGCTTTTCGTGGCTGGTCAGGAATGAAGGGAAAGACTAAAGAGAGAAGTCGGGGGTAGGGGCCCTTTTTTATGAAATCTAAGTGGATGTTACCTAGTTGCAGGTGTGTCTAAATCCGAGGACCAAATCCTTGCCGGGCTTTTAAATTGTACGATTAtgctttttataatttttatcctTAGGATATACACTGTTTTCTGAAAGAGATATACTATTCATGTCCCTCAATTGCACCTctttaggaagaaaaagaaaaggattcGAGGTCTTATCATCAGCTCTTCTTTTGAAGATAGTTTTTTATCAAAAATTGCTTCAACTAGTCCTACGATTCAAGCTAGATCCCCAAACACACCCGTTGAATATTGTCCTTGAATATTTAACCCGATTCTCCATAATTAATACTATACGTACAATATTCTAGATAAGAAATTTGTTGAATCAATGTGTTAGGTTGTATGCTTATTTTTTTCTATCTCTTAAATTTCATATCGTAATAATACttttaaatttcttcatttacatttgaaagaatcacattttgataagatttTCTCTTAGGAGTTAGACAATTCTTTGTGTGAATtaattcaaaaattttaaaagagaagttttctATAATATTCTATCCATGATGGCACATAGAAATTATTTGGTAAAATTATATTAGACTTGCATATACATGTTGTTAGCTCAAAATTTTGAGTACGAGTAACATTAATTGTTGTAACGATAGTatatttgtacttgtgtaaacaactatcaaaacaaaagaacacatttattggaaatcaaattctttatatataaatatatatcataATTTTCGATCAAGTTACCATTTTAATTCAGGATGAATGCAAATTCTTTAGCCCTAACTAGTTCACATGCATGGAAATTATTTGCTATATGAACAACACTATGGAATGTCGTGACGAATcatttttttcaagaaaaaaaaatcacaacacTATCAATGTTCCCCCATTCCAATGGGCATAGAAGAACACATTGATACATTCACTACAAGTACCGTTTCAATTGGTAGATTCAAAAAATTTTGCATTCAGCAGTGGGAATGATAGATTGTTGCTTTCCCACATAAAAGATAAAAGCAAGTATGAAAACAACTATTAAAAGAAGCAACCGAACCAGGTGGGGCTGGGGGGTCCCTAGCAGGACACATCAGGCTCCAGTTTAATTTGACAATGGGGGTGGGTAGAACCCCAATTATTCTTACttgttcaaaagaaaattacctGCTTTATCTGTCTTCGTCAAACCAACATCAGTCACAAACAGATGATGTATGAGGTGATAGTTTTGAccacatatatattatgttaacaTAAAATTTGTTTCGGATTTTGTATTTGAACGCCATCATACCTCTCGTTGTGTGTATGGCTGATCTCTATACAAATTAAGGATGTGaacaaataaatacaatcagtATTAAGTCTGTCTAGCTAACCTATGAATGTGCATGCATGTAGAAGTTGTCTATGTGGACAAAGGCGAAGCCAAAAATTTAATGAAGTGGGATAACTTACAGAATCGAAGCTCATTTTCGTGACAAATAAAAGTAATTTGTTCGACTTGTTACAAAATTTGGCACATTTTTCTCTATTATTTTCTTTACGTATTGTATTAAGAAGCTTCATATAAAGTTCCCACACGGAAAAAGTGAGAGCGGGCACGTGCCCTTGGAGAAAACATAAAACattacattttacaaaaatatgAAGAGAAAAAACAAGGAACATATATATTATTCCACTGTCCACACGTGCTGGGACGGAGGGAGTTGGTAACCTGCGGATTAGCCACTTGATGTTTGAGTGTTGGGCCCCGTGAAGATTGGAAATGGAAACATCGACATCATATGGAGGGATGACTTACTATTGAGGAAAAGTAAGTGACTGTTACGAGGCCGGCAGGAATGGTTTTTAGCTTTATAAGGTGAATACAGTGCACAGGGTTTTTTACCGTTGCTGCAGTTTTTGAGTAACAGAAACGTTACGAAACGTCTTCTGTGTTGCCCCAGCTGCTTCATATGCTTTGTTTTTTCACGGTGTTACACTCATCCTTCAGAGTCTCAAACCCTCTCCTCCTTCCATATATCTCTTTCTGCATTTAATGGAAGTTGACTTGTTCTTACTGCATTATGCTGTTTTCGGCACCGATTCGGTAAAAGTAGAAGAATTAAGAAGAGCGCACGCAAGTATAAGAATCACGGAACTCTTGCTCCACTCTCAGACTAAAATACACATCATTTTAATTTAACCAACTTATGAAATATTGGCTTTTGCGTTGACATTATCACATAGAATTTATTACCTGAAAAAGTTGGTTTAGTAGTAATTATCTCAGAACGTTGGAGAATTTAAAAGTTTGAGTACCCAACTCCCCACtgttaaaaagaaataaaatgaagTTTATAGTTGGACAACTTGACATATTTGTTTAGCAAAtttacacacatacatatatattaaaGAATAAATACGAATTACTATTCAggtttattaatatatttttttaatttgtaagtaAGAAGCATCAGGTTCAACTCACATGAATAACAATGACGTATAGTGTTTGTAATGAGATTTATACCTAATTATAGCTAGTTTATTATGCGGTTTTAACTCCATACATTTTTCTCTTCAGAATGTGTGCAAAAGTAAAAGAATACATAATAAACATGATAAATTTGATAGTATAAGTTGAACTTAATTTGACAACCGtaaaacatacatacatatatagaaATGTTCTCTTGATCGACCAAAAAAGGCACTATCACTTACATATAGTTATCTCATCCAATTAAGTT
Proteins encoded in this region:
- the LOC126592520 gene encoding transcription factor bHLH140-like is translated as MDYFTATNDSSSNNFSKSSSSVTKNNRGGGKNKSKGVRLSTDPQSVAARERRHRISDRFKILQSLVPGGTKLDTVSMLEEAIHYVKFLKTQIWLHQSMINSVDDHHDPSPSMLMDIPAHRHGLHPTGCFDQLPPQHHQQTHDLFAHSNFVSAAASVQPPSPAVNIPIMPEYNCFQGQETLANIEAYMKYYS